The following nucleotide sequence is from Salvia splendens isolate huo1 chromosome 2, SspV2, whole genome shotgun sequence.
AATATTGGGTTCGAAGTTTTAGTTGGTGCTCACAGTGATGCTCTAGAATCAGTTATGACCATGGAAAGCTCAAGTAGAACCACAGAGTTTGCAGCAGTGGAGAATGAAATAGATGCAGATGCCAACATAAATCAAGAATTTCCTCATACTAAGCATGATTCAGAGCACAATCTAAGCATTGAAATAACAGAGAGAGAAGGTAGGTTGGTGCaggatgaagagagagagaaaggaagcATTGGGAGAGAAGTCTACATGTCTTACTTGACCACTGTGAAAGGCGGTGCATTAGTTCCAATCATCCTTCTtgcacaatcatcattccaagTGTTGCAGGTGCTCAGCAACTACTGGATGGCTTGGGCTTGTCCAACAGGAGACGACGAGCTAGTCGATGGAATGAACTTCATACTGCTGGTTTACACACTTCTTGCTGTGGGAAGTGCATTCTGTGTGCTACTCCGTGCTTCTTTAGTAGCCATAGCAGGTCTGCGCACGGCAGAAAAGCTCTTCAGCAACATGCTGAACAGTGTTCTCCGCGCTCCAATGGCATTCTTTGACTCAACCCCTACAGGAAGAATCCTAAACCGAGTAAGCACATCCCAACTTTTGacagaaaaaacacaaaaaaacttGATAAAACGGTCTAATGATAAAGCTCACTACTGTGAATAGGTTTCCACAGATCAAAGCGTGCTGGACTTGGAAATGGCGAACAAGTTAGGTTGGTGTGCCTTTTCAATAATTCAGCTGCTTGGAACTATAGCTGTCATGTCACAAGTTGCGTGGGAAGTTTTCGTCATATTCATTCCAGTGACGGCTATCTGCATCTGGTACCAGGTATGCCTTGAAAAATGTCCATTTTGTTTCATGTGTTCTCCAATCTGTAAACCTTTTCGCCTCTGATTTTCAGAGATACTACATACCAACAGCAAGAGAGCTAGCGCGTCTAGCAGGAATTGAAAGAGCTCCAATCCTTCATCATTTTGCAGAATCACTGACTGGAGCAGCAACCATCCGTGCTTTTGACCAGCAGGAGCGCTTCACTGATGCTAACCTCTGCCTCATCGACAACCATTCAAGACCATGGTTTCATAATGTATCTGCCATGGAGTGGCTTTCTTTCAGACTAAACCAGTTGGCCAATTTCGTCTTTGCCTTTTCACTACTCTTGCTAGTTACCCTCCCTGAAGGGGTCATCAACCCAAGTAAGCTAACTCATAAATCTGATCTTTACATCAAAGGGAAAATATAAAAGTCAACTTACCAACAACTTGTCTATGTACAGGCATTGCGGGACTCGCAGTCACCTATGGTATAAATTTGAATGTTCAACAAGCTTCAGTCATATGGAATATATGCAATGCAGAAAACAACATGATATCGGTTGAGCGGATTCTTCAGTATTCAAACCTCACAAGTGAAGCCCCACTGGTTATAGAAGACAGTAGGCCTCCATCAAACTGGCCGGATTTTGGAACTATTTGCTTCACAAATTTGCAGGTTAACTAACTAACTTGGCATTGCTTTCACTATTCTTTGTTTCTGTTGCTTGTAAATAACAATGTATACATTGATTATGTGGTTGTAGATGCGCTATGCTGAGCATCTCCCATCCGTGTTGAAAAACATCACCTGCACTTTCCCTGGGAGAAAGAAAGTAGGGGTTGTGGGAAGGACGGGTAGTGGGAAATCGACCCTCATACAGGCCATTTTCCGCGTTGTGGAAGCAAGAGAAGGCAGCATTGTCATTGATGATGTTGACATATCTAAGATAGGCCTTCATGATCTCAGATCAAGGCTCAGTATCATTCCACAGGATCCAACCATGTTCGAGGGAACCATCCGAGGCAATCTTGACCCCTTAGAGCAACACTCCGACAACCAAATCTGGGAGGTAAAATTCCTGTACTACAAAATGTGGCCAACATAAGGAAATACATAAACAAAATTCTCTGCAGGCGTTGCATAAATGCCAACTCGGAGATATAGTGCGTCAAAAGCCAGACAAGCTGGAAAGTGCAGGTTAGTAATTGGACACATTCCAGCATTGATTGTTTTCTCCATGGAAGCTACTAAAACGCATACATTGTGGCCTCAGTGGTGGAGAATGGAGAGAACTGGAGCGTTGGCCAGAGGCAGCTGTTTTGTCTCGGAAGAGCTTTGCTAAAGAAAAGCAGCATCCTCGTCCTGGATGAGGCGACTGCATCAGTCGACTCAGCAACTGACGGAGCCATACAGAAGATCATCAGTCAAGAATTCCAAGACAGGACAGTAGTCACAATAGCTCACAGAATCCACACAGTTATAGACAGTGATGTGGTCTTAGTGCTGAGTGATGGTAATTGTCATACCTAATTGTGCTTGATGACTATCGTCTATCTGCATCAATCTCTAATAAGTCTAGTATTTCCTTGAGCAGGGAGAATAGCAGAGTATGACTCACCAGCTAAGTTACTGGAAAGAGAGAATTCATTCTTCTCCAAACTGATCAAGGAGTACTCCATGAGATCTCACGGTTATAACGGCGTGCCAAAGCTGCAGCACTAACTTGTGACGCATACATTTATTGGCGTCTCCATTAAACACCAAGGTTGCAGATTACAAAATTCTGGATCAGCTAAAACGCCTAGTAATCCTACCATCACAAATCCATGGCACCAACTTATTAGCTCAAACATTCCACCAAGATGTAGTAATGTCTGATAACAAGAAGGAATAAAATTCACTATGATTCAGTATTCTTATTCTCATCAATGAACTGAAGATAATGCAATCGAAGTTGCACCAAatgattcaaataaaaaattgtgcAAAGTTTAGATGTCTGTTGCAGTTGTTAAAATTGAAGTAGTGCGACTTCAGTTAGAGGAGTGCGATttacaaaaaacaaaaactgagagaaaaaggaaatgatagaaaaggttaCGTAGCAAACAATGGCGGTGGTGATGGCAGCAGCATGGTTATCCACCGTCAGATCGGAAGCCACGAGTGCGGGCAACGGTGCAGCAGCTCCAGAGAACCGGAAGCCGGCGTCGGCGAGGTCTCTTCTATCGGTGTCGAAGCCTACTTGGATCGTCAGAACCGAGGCACGTATTTCCTCAATGTTACTCGTTTTGCCGTCGTTTCAATTTGTTGATCGTACAACGAAGTATTACTAGAAGATTTAAGTAGGCACCATAAATTTGATATAGACTCTTATAGAGTAATTTTAGGTTTCGAGTGGCAACGAagatttgtagtgtgtttggagCTACTAGTGTCTCTGCTGAATCAATTTTTTCCATGATATATgtgaattgtttttatttatgatATTCTTTTGCTACCCAAAGCTATATCAATTGGAATTAGTTAGCTGAAGCTTTTGCTGTTCTTATCATGGAATCCGTTGATATCTGCTTTGTATCAATGCCTCAAAACTACTCAAACTACACTTATGTTTCTCGAGTTTAGGTTTGTATTTTCATAAATAGCAACTATTCATGTAACGTATAAACCATGATCGCAACAAACTTTGTAGCCTCTGGCGCATCGCCTCGTCCTCTCTTGGAGTGTGGACGCCGCCTATTCAGTTTGTACTTCTTTTTAATATCTTCATTTTTGAATTAACTGTTCATACTTCATAGTTCCTGATGTTGGAAATGTACATGAAAATGTAGTTCATGTATCAAAAGAAACTAGTAGTTGTGTGTAATGAGGTGTGATACATGGAATAAAGTCTACGTTTCTCCTGGTTATTCTTTTGGCTGTTGATGATTATTGTAGTCAAATGTTCGGAAAGAACGCATAGCACCACCGGTCCCACCCTGTGTTGTGTGTAGAGGATGTGGTAGAGTTGATTGCTACAACTGCAATGGAAGAGGTGCATCTCTCTGCATCACTCTGTAATTTTCTTGTTTCTTCTGTTTAACAAATTGCTTCTCATTTCATGTGCTACCTCGATTACCTTCTCTATATCCCGAGCACATTGTTCACTGTGATTAGTTGCTGGTACAGGACGGACAAATCAGATTGAACTGGCAATGCATCCTAAAGGAGAATGGCCAAAATGGTAAGGTGATAAACCTCCAATATGAAAAGCAAAATCTGGGGTTGAGATCTGATGAAAATGTCGTTAATAGGTGCAGGAGCTGCGGCGGCAGTGGTCTTGCTTACTGTGCGCGGTGTTTGGGGACTGGAGAGTACAGGTATATAATGGGATTTCAGTTCATGAACAAAGATGATGGTGATCCACCCAAAGATAACCCAAGGAATCATCGCCGGAGTTCTCATACATTCTCTGACCTCTTACTGAATGATGAGCATACTGATTCGGATGCTGGAAACTCAATATTGTGATAGGCTATACACTCTCTGCTTCTTGTTACTAGTGTTTGAACTTAGTTGTACATAGTCATTTCATAATTGTATCTTTCATCTGCTTAGGTTCATTTAGATTGTATTCTGATCTTTGTTGTTGGCTTATCTAGCTGATACATGttttacattttgaattttgttttgtgAATAGATTAGATATGTGTGGTCATGTATGTGAAGTCCACAAATTTGGAGGGAATCATTGGGAGGGAGGGATATATAAGGGCATCTGAAACGAGAGAGGGATGCGTTGCAAGCGTCCCGTACCCCTGCGTGTTACTTGGCCGATGGACGAAGGCGGGGTTAGGGGTTTTTACTTTATGTACTTATAACTATTCTTACATGGGATATTATTCCCACTGGGTCTTCTTACAAGTTTATTTTTAAGTGTAAGATCCAGCCAAAAGTAAAAGCAATATTGGTACTGTTTCAAATAAGGATGGCGCATGAAAAACAAAGATGTGTACTTCCTCTTGGTTTACACTTGAAAGAACATCACATCTTTTACATTAAAAACATAAGCACTTTACCTCAAATCAAACACCTTATATACCAAACAAGAGGATCATGTCAGCATAAGGTTTTTCCTCTAGGTTCAATAATATAGAAGGTCTAGTTTGAGTTACTATCTACTGTGGATGTACTGCTTCTGTTCACATTGTGTATAAAGTTCTGAATGATTATAACTGTCTAGTATACTGCCATCTTAATTTCATATGTATGAAAGAAGATTTCCTCTCTCAATCAATCCAAGTAAGAGGTTGGTTGCTTACAATTTAGAAGAATATAACTAGACTTCTTACCTGGCAAGGTCTTAAAAATAGACAAGCTGCAGAAAATGATGAAAACAGAATAACATAAGAAATTGTCTCTAAAAGGTATTTGCAAGAAAAGTTAAATGAGTAAGAAATTTGAATTGGACAAATGCATTAGCTAAAGACAGCTTCAATAAGATAAGTTCCTATTTAGTATCAACATAAAATACTCGACTCGGCACAGAAGCATAGAAGAAGATGGTTGCCAAAATAGTATAAAATCTACATTTGCAGTTTGAAGAAGTCTACATCTACATTTCAAAGACAAAAGATTCAGACAtcattatttttcaaatattattGTTTACTTCATCCACAGATTCACTGTACTCAATCACATATAGAGATGTTGCATAAAAGCTACCAAATGACTATTACAAACTCAGTTTCAATTATCAAGGTTTTGCAGGGTGACTTGGGTAGAAAAACTTTTAGCATAACATGGAAATGGAGAATTAGAATCATTCCAAACCTTTCCTTACTTTTGATTCTCAAGAAGTGCGATATAACATGCACAATATTTTAAGTTAAACTGGTTTGTTTCTATTCTTAAAGAATTTAAAACGGAAGGAGTTCAAGGGGCAGTGTTCTTCTCTAATATGAGATTAGATGAAATCCCAGGAGTGTCCACCTGTAGAAAATATTAACAAGATGTGGCATATGTTGAAGTCATATGTCTTCTAGCACTTATTTCCCAtccacaaattaaaatttgtagtTCCTCTCCTAACTGGGCTCTCGGCCAAACCATGTGATTTTTTAAGCTCCAAAAGAAATCTGGCCAAATTATATCCTCTCAAACTAACAGTAGCAAAGGTTTGAGAACGAGCTTTTCTCTTTCTTGACGTACAGAATAAATCAGTAGAAGCAGGAAGCAAATGATTTCTCATATTCAAGTACCTTTCAGCAGTGATATCTGAGAACTTCTTGGGTGTCCAAGACATCAATAAATTTCCTACACAAAGTATGCTACCTTCATACCTAACTCCATTTACTTTGAACCCTGTGTCATCAAACCTGCCAAAAGAAGAGAATACAAGTTGGAACAAGTGTATTCAGGATATACTTAAAAGCATGTTCAGCAGGGTTATATTATCCACATAAACGTCATTAATATTGCTGAAAAGGATTAATCCAGTTGTGCCTCTACCTGTGAGTGTTTCTAGAAAAATATCCCCAACTTAAGTTTTCTCTTAAAAAACCCCACAACAAGGTTTGGTTTATGTCCCCCTTGACATAATCAGGTGATGGAACAATAAGTCAGCTCAATGGATCAGAAAATGCTAAAAGTTGGAGCCGCGAATAAGGATTAACCCTATCAGAAATAAGATGATATATGTACACACCATGACACCAAGGAAATCCTAGTATTAGACTATTAGTGAAGTCATGGGTCAGTATGTTAACCATCCAACacataatgaactacaaatccACTGTGTGCTACCCTTGCCTCAAAGTATAGTCAGGATGATGTTTAAACATAAAAGTCCAATATATgtaaaatcatacatttaccgCACGAGTGAACTATAATATCGAATATATAAATAGTGAAAACTGAAAAGCAAATGAACAAGCTTTCCATCTCTCGAATACTCTCACGCACGTTATCACAAAAACTGTGTTATTAAGTTAAAATGTATTCCCATTCCAAGTAGCAAGAAATATAATGCACTCCTACAGCAGCAATTTCAACATATTCACATGCTGAATCTACATGTCAATATGTCATGATGTACCAATAAGTTTTTGTATCTGCACACATTGAAGCACTCATATTGATCATAAATAGAGAAGAAATAAACTCAAGACTCATTCTatattcaacaaattaaatgtACTATCTCGAATAACGAAAAGTTGAAGGCGATCTTCGAGTTTTTAGGGTCCCAACTACGGAAATTGACTTGCACAATACCAATTCTAGTATGTGAAGAAAGAGAATGAGTGGACAGAGAGCTGATTACTCTTGGAAACGGAGCTGGTCTTCGGGGACTTGAGTGATAATATTAATCTGATCGTAGAGAGAGAAAGCTCTTCTAAGCGACGGCAAAGCCGTGGCGGCGCCTCTTTCCGAAGCGCTCGCATTAGCGCCGGTAGGGCCACCGCCGCCATCTCTTCTGCTGGCCGCCGGTGGTTGCTGTTTTTCTTTACAAATTTTTAATAACAATTAAAATGCTTGTGAGCATTTGgttttactaaatttaataaaaaatcatcaattttgcattaaaatcaaTTACAGTTTTCAATAAGAATTTTTTAAAGCTCAACAACCATTCAATAACAATAAAATTTGATACTACTGTCTCGTGTATTTTTCATCATTCACTGTATTTTCTTGAATTTCATAAACAAAGGAACATGTCTTACACCCGATTACGTACACGATATTACACCACAATCGAgggggaaaaaggaaattgCTTAGTTTTTCCTTCTCAATACAAACCTTGAAAATTCATACAAAACGAGGGTCGCGACAAATAGCATCATACGATAAAGGGTCGGGAAAAATCTCGACAGAATGACTGCCCATTCTTGGCCGGGGAAAAGGTGggtgtgtgtatgtgtgcgAGAAAGAGTGCATACAAAAACATACGATCTGTATTTGCAAACCTTAACCTATATTAACATTCACTCCCATCAATAAACAAccctaataaaatatttatacatttctcttttttgtGTATGAAGCTAATTCAACTACACCAAACAGTATGTtactcactctcactctcacctCATTCAATCATGCAGCTGCTGCGGTTGATTTTTCGAACATGGTCTAGTTGCGCCAACTGTTTTGCTTCTTGGCTTCGAACGAGGCTCCGTCGTTGAGCATGTCTTGGGCGTCGGTCTCCATTCCGAGCTTGGAAAGGGCAAGCGCCTGCATGTAGAAGGCCACCGGCCACTCGGGCAAGCAAACCTGTGCCTGCATTGCATCTCTCAGTGCTAGCTCTGCTTGCTCTATCATCAGGTACGAGAGGGCTCGTCTCACAAACACCGTCCCAGATGGCACAGGCATCATTGACACCAGCTGCATAACCCGAGACTCAATTAAGACGGAGGCACTTTAGTAAAACAATGAACAGCGCCAGATAATCAATGCCATGTACCTTGGAATAGTATTCGACCGCATTCTTGAAATCCTTGTCCTTGAACGCAATATCTCCGAATTTCTTCGTGTTAATCATATCTTGAACTTGTTGTGTCCATTCTTGGAATGAAAGCTTCACCAATGACGAGAACAAATCAGCAAAGTTTCATTTTACACAAAGAAATTTTCTAACTTTTTCCGATTGATGAGGGTAAAACTTGTCACCTCATTATCTGTGCCATCTTCGTCTCTATAGCCTGTTTTGAGCAAGATGTCATGCACTGCAGTAAGATCCATTCTCGAACAAGCCTTTCCTAGTGGAGACACCATTGTGGGTGAAACCACGGGGCTTTTTGTCAGATTCATAAGCAGATGCGATGCTACCTAAAAACAGAGCAACGATCCCATGTAATAAGTTTACCAAGTAATTGCACAAAGGAATCCCATATTGGAATAAATGTTTATAGATAAAGAACTGAGACGTAACTTCCTGCTTTTGAAGGGGTGCTAC
It contains:
- the LOC121779536 gene encoding uncharacterized protein LOC121779536, yielding MNFQEKQQPPAASRRDGGGGPTGANASASERGAATALPSLRRAFSLYDQINIITQVPEDQLRFQEFDDTGFKVNGVRYEGSILCVGNLLMSWTPKKFSDITAESLSIFKTLPGKKSSYILLNCKQPTSYLD
- the LOC121792613 gene encoding uncharacterized protein LOC121792613 is translated as MAVVMAAAWLSTVRSEATSAGNGAAAPENRKPASARSLLSVSKPTWIVRTESNVRKERIAPPVPPCVVCRGCGRVDCYNCNGRGRTNQIELAMHPKGEWPKWCRSCGGSGLAYCARCLGTGEYRYIMGFQFMNKDDGDPPKDNPRNHRRSSHTFSDLLLNDEHTDSDAGNSIL